tttcttccgactgtacgttctgagttcaaattctgctgagggcaACTtcgccttacatcctttcggggttgataaaatatttaccagttgaacactggggtcaatgaatcTGACTCAATCCCCACCTCTAAAACTGCTGGCTGTGATCcatgatttgaaaccattattatctctAACTACTCTAttccaaaattttatatatttggcCAACTCCATCTACattccttttaaaaaaatattttaaaatttcttcttggCTTTTTCATATACTCTAAGCCTATCCTTTTGGATGTAAACAGGGAACTGCTTTCGAAAGATAACCTACTGAATGTTCTTCCACCATTCATGGCGTTGGCATATTTGTGAcacattcttcattattctcaCAAGGATGCTCATTTTGCAGTATCCGGCATAGCTGGGTATTGTCTGATTACTGGTGGGTTCACCATAGGTTTTTCTGCAATATGAGTGACGTATGTACGATTTGGGTGCTGAGGGTTGTTTTCTAAACAGTGTTTTGTACAAGTAATCTAGTACTGAGCCTTCTACTAACTCCTATAGGAaattggttatacaccattaggtgtacacctgctttcctatattaaattctaaataacaacGTAACGCAGAACtccgaactatcaacacaacaatatttatttatggtgaaaACAGGCAgcagttatttgtgaagctctggtgctgacatgttaGAGAGCTCCGctgttggacgtcttggctcgacggagatcagtcaacgaagagactgagaaaaggcgccaaagttgggtgtcgaactctacgcatgcgcatgaaactcttcctgtattccttccggaactagtccctgcacATGCGTGGATtaaactccggacattgaacatataacagtcgtctgctataagtTGTCACTANNNNNNNNNNNNNNNNNNNNNNNNNNNNNNNNNNNNNNNNNNNNNNNNNNNNNNNNNNNNNNNNNNNNNNNNNNNNNNNNNNNNNNNNNNNNNNNNNNNNNNNNNNNNNNNNNNNNNNNNNNNNNNNNNNNNNNNNNNNNNNNNNNNNNNNNNNNNNNNNNNNNNNNNNNNNNNNNNNNNNNNNNNNNNNNNNNNNNNNNNNNNNNNNNNNNNNNNNNNNNNNNNNNNNNNNNNNNNNNNNNNNNNNNNNNNNNNNNNNNNNNNNNNNNNNNNNNNNNNNNNNNNNNNNNNNNNNNNNNNNNNNNNNNNNNNNNNNNNNNNNNNNNNNNNNNNNNNNNNNNNNNNNNNNNNNNNNNNNNNNNNNNNNNNNNNNNNNNNNNNNNNNNNNNNNNNNNNNNNNNNNNNNNNNNNNNNNNNNNNNNNNNNNNNNNNNNNNNNNNNNNNNNNNNNNNNNNNNNNNNNNNNNNNNNNNNNNNNNNNNNNNNNNNNNNNNNNNNNNNNNNNNNNNNNNNNNNNNNNNNNNNNNNNNNNNNNNNNNNNNNNNNNNNNNNNNNNNNNNNNNNNNNNNNNNNNNNNNNNNNNNNNNNNNNNNNNNNNNNNNNNNNNNNNNNNNNNNNNNNNNNNNNNNNNNNNNNNNNNNNNNNNNNNNNNNNNNNNNNNNNNNNNNNNNNNNNNNNNNNNNNNNNNNNNNNNNNNNNNNNNNNNNNNNNNNNNNNNNNNNNNNNNNNNNNNNNNNNNNNNNNNNNNNNNNNNNNNNNNNNNNNNNNNNNNNNNNNNNNNNNNNNNNNNNNNNNNNNNNNNNNNNNNNNNNNNNNNNNNNNgtgccaagctgtatcggcctttaccttttccttggacaacatcggtggcgcGGAGAGAGaaggctggtcttccataaacaatcttgccctgacttgtgcctcggagggtagctttctaggtgaaatcccatggtcattcatgaccgaaggggggggGGCTTAATAGTAGAATGAGACGATTGAGCATAGCTGTTTGGACGCTAATGATTTTGTAAGGCTGACTGGACATTCGACCTGTTTTTCGCGACAGTATGTTTTGGCACTGgagacaaacacgcgcgcacgcagaaatatgcaaacaaataaagaaagaaagggaaagggagagagaggaagaaagacattacaatttattaactgAACCCGATAGATCTAAACACTTTCTCCtctcatacacataaaaaaaatatgttcacCCACATaaacagagagcgagagaaaaagagatgcgGGGGATGCGATACAAATTTATAGTGGGAGAAATATTAAAACGGCTGATGTCAATCATATCATTATCGAATCAGTGACGTCAGATAGGCGGCTCCAAGACGGTTGAGCCAAAGCGTTTCATACCCAAGTAATAGTGGCGGGGTGGTTGTCTCTCTCTAGCCTTAATTTAGTAGAACAGTTCTCCAAATTATATCTGGACAAGTATTTCTCTACATATCAGAGCTGCAAATAAATATCGACATAATGGAACATCATTTCGCTATCACAAATTATTTCCACGTTTTTCCAACGGCAATGTGTATATTACTTGGTGGATTCCATGATATTACGTCTATACGGCTTATGATATTCTTggtgaaattatattaaatagcTACGTTCATAAATTCCTGCCGATGAAGTCTTCTGTGCTATTACATACATCTACTAATATCTCTCTTATTGGGTATAAACGTAAcgtaaatgtaattttattatttcttatatatgtcgTATCTTCGTTTATTTACAACGATAGAACAGGTATTAAAGAAAAGATATGCACTTTATAAGCATacttatgtgaaaatatatttgcatatataggttatacacacacacacacacacataagaaattgagatgaaagaatataaacaatTAGGTTATGAAGTTCAttagcttacatctgtttctgctataggtTGCAATGCACCCGTAGTTGACGGTGATATTCAAACATTCAACTATGAATGCATTGCActctatagcagaaacagctgtaaggcataACATAATtgcttattcctttgtcatcccaATTTCTTATTAAAGCTCTGTACTTGATTgacatggaggtgcaatggcccagtggttagagcagcggactcgcggtttcgattcccagaccgggcgttgtgagtgtttattgagcgaaaacacttaaagctccacaaggctccggcaggggatggtggcgaaccctgctgtactcttccaccacaactttctctcacccttacttcctgtttttgttgtgcctgtaattcaaagagccagccttgtcacactgtgtcatgctgaatatccccgagaactacgttaagggtacacgtgtctgtggtgtgctcagccacttgcacgttaatttcacgagcaggctgttccgttgatcggatcaactggaaccctcgacgtcgtacgcgacggagtgccaacaacaacaactgaaccTCCAGCTCATGtggttacaaaacaaacttcttaaccaaacaaccaTAACTCCGACCTGCTATCCTAAAAAGGATataatacattagataatgtttgtCTGAAAAAAtaagatgggatgatcatggaTGGAACACATTTCATCATTAGTCAGCTCAATTAAGGTTGTCCTAAAAGAAAATGATGCCAAAATATACTGTTTATCTACTGTGTGGTAATAACTAACTGCACAGTTTTGCTGCTTATGAGACACACCTGTTACATCCACTCTTTATTGTGTTGTAGAAGATGTAGTATGACACATGCACTCAATATTCTGCAGTTGCTACTACATTATATAACTGGCACATGCACATTATACATGGCAGATGTCACTGCAGTACATCATGGTAAAACTGCACCTTCTCCTGCACTACTTTTACTGCAGCACACCATCCATCTTCAACAGTGCAGTTTTTTCTATATATCACACATGCAATTTGTCATGTGCAGCAATTACTCCAGTACATCAGATACATTTACTTTCTATTTTGCAATATACCATGTATTTTTCTACATTGCAGCCGTTGTTGCAGTAGAGCAAGCACCTGACACATGCATTCCTCTACTGTTCAGTTATCACTACTGCACATCAATAAAACATGAACTCACAACTGTGCAGTACATGTTACATCTGATACAGGCACCATGCAATTATATGTGCAGTTTATAATGCACTTGACTTATGCAGTCATCACTGCAATAAATTATGCATGTGATACATGCACTGTCTATTGTGCAGTTGTCACTGCAGCATATTATCCACTTGCAATATGCACTCGTTACCATTTGGTGGCTAATTATGTACAGCATGCACTTGATGCATGCACTGTTTATCACTTAATGTTTACTGCAGTACATTGTGCACATGACATATGCACTCTCTACATTTCAGTAGTTATTGCAGAACATCATGCACCTGATATCTGCACTCTTCAGCAGTTACAGCAGTATATCATGCACCTGATACAAGCACCATCCACTGTGCAGTAATCGCTGCAGTATCACATCACATGTATGTGACGGTCTCCCTCAGCTGCCCCACTCCTACTCACCACCCGTCTTTGTGAAAGTGTAGCCAGCAAGTGCCTGAAGTGACTTTCAACAATGTGGGTTAAGTCCATCTCGTCATCTGTCATGTTACCAAGGTAACGGTTCCTATTGAAAACATTCAGTGAACCAGCACACAAAACGTTTCTTGATTTTTCTGCCAGATCACGCAGGACATTGTATTGGTGCACTTGGTACACTCACAGTGCACAATGGGTTACCCTGGTAACGGAACTGATCCATCACTGTCAGCAGGCTACTGCTGATTTTTACTACAAACTGAAATGAATtgacagaaaaatcaatattgaagATCACataatacagagaaaaaaataaataaatcaatacaaGAGATCAATATAGATCAATATAGAAACAGTATAATAAGAGGAATTGATTTATTGCTTAATTTTTCCATCTTCTTCAAATTTGTTACAAATAATtaattggaataataataataataataataataataataataataataatgataataacattaatatttttaaggcagcagcaacaaaaacattcACAATGGTATAAAATACAGTAATAACTACAAAATTAACCGGAATTTGTTTGGTAGAGGGAGATCGATGATATAAAAAAGAACATGtagaaaggttaaaaaaaaaaaagatttgaaatcACTGCCATTTCTTGGCATACACAGATGGATGAGATGAAATTATGGGGCAGTTAATATCAGattaaatagcaataaaaatctaCAGTTGTCTGCTGAATGCTAGCATGAATTCATCTCATCAACAACATGGGCATTTGGAATTTTATAACTAANNNNNNNNNNNNNNNNNNNNNNNNNNNNNNNNNNNNNNNNNNNNNNNNNNNNNNNNNNNNNNNNNNNNNNNNNNNNNNNNNNNNNNNNNNNNNNNNNNNNNNNNNNNNNNNNNNNNNNNNNNNNNNNNNNNNNNNNNNNNNNNNNNNNNNNNNNNNNNNNNNNNNNNNNNNNNNNNNNNNNNNNNNNNNNNNNNNNNNNNNNNNNNNNNNNNNNNNNNNNNNNNNNNNNNNNNNNNNNNNNNNNNNNNNNNNNNNNNNNNNNNNNNNNNNNNNNNNNNNNNNNNNNNNNaacatatatatatatatatatatatatatatatatatatatatatgtatgtatgtatgtatgtatgtgtgtgtgtgtgtgggcagggAGGGGATAtgtgtagtatgtgtatatatatacgtgtccaTATGTTTACATCAGAGGGATAGTGAATGGAATTAAGATAAATTTAAAGTAAAgcaattatatatgaaaattatatatatatatatacatatatatctatatatatatatatcatatatatatatatatatatcatatatatatatgtataaataaatgtatatttattgtattatatatgtgtgtgtgtgtgtctgtgtgtgtatatatatatatatatatttacatatatgtatatatgcatgtgtatatataagtatatttgtatacacacatatatatatatatatgtatatatacatacatatatatatacatacatatatatatacatacatatatatatatacatatatatatatacatacatatatatatatatacatacatatatatatatacatacatatatatacatacatatatatatatacatacatatatatatatacatacatatatatatatacatacatatatatatatacatacatatatatatatacatacatatatatatatacatacatatatatatatacatacatatatatatatacatacatatatatatatacatacatatatatatatacatacatatatatatatatatatatatatatatacttatatatatatacatacatatatatatataaatatatatatataccttatgtatatatgtatgtatgtatgtatgcatctatgcacacatatgcatatagaagcAACATAGCACTCTAAAATGTATATTCACcaaaaatttaaagtaaataaaagaaaatattattcatgACTATAAAGATCTAagtagatatattttgttttaatttttttttctatttattatttttgctatttttttaaactcactttttaatatttttctatctttttggggtgatttttttatttttcaatttttttcaccaaatatgTTAGggattttggtttttcttttttttttttttatatattttgaaataaatttgattttcattttgttttaaattgtatggttgaatttaaaaaatatttctcttatattcaaATTATAATAGAATTTTTGGTTTTTTCTTATTGTAAATTTTACTTTTGCCTttccatttcatatttaaaaaaaaaaatatgttcccCACCCTcccacacaaaaaatataaattatctgtTTTCTCTTTAGGAATACATCTCCAACATTCCTTCATGTTGCATCATAAACTCTACAGCATCATAAACATCCCGGCATAATTTTGTTGGTCTGGTCAACGAAGGTTTGCGTTCAATGTCACGATGTCCATGATAAACAGCTTTCTTGTCATTATCAGTGGCAGAACTGGTTGTGGTGGTCTCAGTGCTACTCGGACGGTATACCCCAGTGCTGACCAACAGACTGTACATGGTGGTGGCTGTCTGTTCAGTGAGATTGTCGTTAATTGGTAGGACACGTGATGAAGGCAACGTAGCTGCTGGAACACTTTGGCGCCGGCTGTATTTCGCTTTCAAGTAATTGTTGTACATATTGGCACCCATAACATCAACATTGGGATTGTCTCTGTTGAAACATAAAGAGATATTTGATTGTAATTGTACATTTCATCTTTGACTGGCATTATCATAACATCAGTTTGTATCTACATTGTGCAAGTGTTTGGAAGTGGTAGTGTTCCTGTTCTTTAGTTGTATTTTTCTTCCAGCCATCAGAACCaagatatatactatatatgtatatagttggcaTATATTAATTCCATAACTGCCATCTATGAAGAGTGCAAGGTTACATAATCAAGCCATTATCTACTACATCCCATTGAACTCctagtgtgaaaccaattggcTATAATGGGTATATAatatactgtacactttgattaatgtgtgtgtgtgtgtatatatatatatatatatatatatatatNNNNNNNNNNNNNNNNNNNNNNNNNNNNNNNNNNNNNNNNNNNNNNNNNNNNNNNNNNNNNNNNNNNNNNNNNNNNNNNNNNNNNNNNNNNNNNNNNNNNtatatatgtatgtatgtatgtatgtatgtatgtattttacttattttaatcactggactgcagccatgctggggcattgcatgcacacacacttctttAAAGAAGTGAGTAAGATCAGAAGTGAATAAAGATAATGCTATACTGATGATGTTAAATTGAAGCTGAAACATGTGTCCATAGCTGTCCCTTGTAATAGTGATGGTACTACTactgatgctaatgatgatgatcaccataaCAATGAAGACAattatgatggtgttggtggtggtctgtgtgagtgtgagctgTATGACAATGATAATTCAATTTGAATAGATAAATTACTTACCCGATAAAGTAAAGCTTCGTGATTGGTGTGGTGTATCCAATCTTCTCTCTGACAGTGTTCACTATATGTTCACCATAGCGGTATTGTATCTCACAAGGTTTACCAACCAGTCGGCTGTATTCTAGTTCGTTTCCAGTGATTTTCTGTaacagattaataataataataataataataataataataataataataataataagacctaccaaaaactgagcaaatataaagatcttgaaatagaaattagcaaaatgtggaatctgaagacgaaaacaatacctattgtcataggtgccctgggaatgacagcgaaacgggctgattactacctagctcagataccaggaaaccccaaaatggctgaagttcaaaagctagtgctcatgggaactgcccatatcctacgtaaaatactgtctatgtgatctcaaattttaaaacaaacacataattttcttatggtttcttaaacattcactagaacaaaactgtacaaatccaaatatatggtaccctaggcataacacctacatgaacttctaacttgttgtctcttgaggtctctgggtgagacttggatccaacttgtacaaatgcaaaacaaaagtcaaacataaaataataataataatgatgataataataataaatatgggttcaaattttggcacaaggccagcaatttcggggttgTGGCAAAGTCATTTACATTGacatcagtgctcaactgatacttatgttatcaacactgaaagaatgaaaggcaaagtcaagcctggcggcatttgaactcagaacatagagacggacaaaatgtcgctaagcatttttcctggtgtgctaatgcttctaccagctcgctgacttcataataataataataataataataataataatgataataataataataataataataataaaactttttactgtaaatataataataatttcgttttgggatttggtttgcaagattctttttgGCTTACAGGAGTtgacaactattgaaaaggttgcaagatgcaatgaaaattttagaaaataaaataagtaaatgagtggaatttttaccggtgagtgtgttaaattataaggcactaaaagagaatgactctccccagacacaacagaatataataataataattataaaataacttttcGCTATATTTTAGTGTTTAGTGATGTTTGATAGAAAGACACATTCAAGTGACCTTTCTCTAGCAATTCATACAAATTTGCCAAATATCTTAATTTCTGGAAGTgaagaaaaacagatgtaaaacgaTGGCAAAAAATCTCTAATTCAAGAATTGCACCCAAGACTCTAAACTGGTACACCCAGTATTGTGTAGGCTAAACAAAGTTAACAAAGATTTACTATCACTAACCTTGTAAAGTGCTTCTAAGCAAACCAGGAATGCTCCATGACCAAATctgagatggaaaaaaaaacagcaaaatttttattgaaattccaGTCAAACATTCATCCCAAGTGAAAGCACCTGGCTCAGTGaattagagcattgggctcacagtcatgaggtagtgagcttGATTCCCAGATTGGGCAGTGCATTGCGTTCTTTAGCAATGCTTTATTTCACACTGTCCAGTTCATTCGGCTGCAGAAAATGATGAGAACTCACAACAACCgtacttaatgtagttctcagagagattcagagtgacatggattgtgacaaggctggaacattgaaatacagatactgctcatttttgccagctgagtggattggagcagcatggaataaagtgtcttgctcaaggacacagcacacTGCTGAGAATTGaattcacaaccttacaattgtgagccgaaaACCTAACCACTTAGCCTTCACTTAGAATATTAgaatagaaaatggaataaaagaatgatatgGAATACAAGGAATAAAGTCAATGACTGTATGTAGTCTAGAAAGTATGGAATGTTGGACTTTGACAGAATTAAAGACAATATAAACCAGTAGAATGACCTAAGATAAGAAACAATGAAAGTTGGTCACCTTGGCATGTTAGCTTTGTGCATAAATGTGAGATCCATGTTGCAGGCAATGACTGGAATCTGTTCAACTTCCGTGTTGGTACTGATTGCCTGGTTAGGTTTGCCACCAGTCAGTAACAGGTCAATAATTACTTGCAAGTAGGATTCCCATTTGATGGGTTCACCGAGCAGGATAATAGCTGTAACATGGAGAACATATACAGATCTAAATGATAATAGCGGCAAAGAAAAGTTAAAggacaatattgtttatataaattcagAGGAGCAAATTATTCATGGTCCAGTATTCCAATACAGAGGGGTGGGGTTAACCTCAGGGAGGGAAAGACAGTGTCCATTAcccttttatttatatcttttatgttttcagGAGTTTTAAGATTAGTTGGAGGAAGGAAATTGTCCTTGACCCAGAGACCCGGTTCAAATGCTAAATAACACAGTGAATTCTACTTGAGGCACTTACAGACAAAGTGAGGATGTTTAACAGGTGACAGATTAAGTGTACAATCCAAGAAATCAAAGCACAAAAGACTTGGACCCATGAATTtttagtgagtgaatttggtagatggaaactacagaagcccattgtgtgtgcatgtgtgtgtgtgtgtgtgtctttgtatttatattcatccTATCTCCCCCATTTGACAACCAGCCAGTGTTGACTTGTTTGCATCCCTGCaatttagcagttcaacaaacgagaccaatagaataaggaccagattagaaaataaatacaagggttgatttgttccactaaaccctttaaggcaataccccagcatggtcaaagtcctatgactgaaacaagtaaatgttaAAAGATAAGAATACATTTTTTAATTACCCTACAATTAAAGAAGGTGAAACCAGAACCTGGACctcaaaatatcaaatttatctaAATCCCCAATAATCACTGAAACAGTaagctagaaagaaaatattcaacaaacCTTCAACTGGAGGGAAATCTTTCTCCACATAACCACGAGCCTGAAATAGATGATAAGTAGGTTATAACTTTAatatacttctatatttaagagatgaggaattatgtacattatttacatttgacggatatttgtcctcatcttgtttgttagcaacaaacaagatgaggacaaatatccgtcaaatgtaaataatgtaactttAATACAGTTTCATTACAATATCCTAGAAGCATTCTTACAAAGAAGTTGTGCATAGATAAAGTATGAAATGAAATGAGTGGATGCAGATGTTTGGATGCTGATGAGTTAGGGTtgctgactggacattcaaccTGTTTTTTTACAGCAGTACTTTTTGGCagtggaggcaaacacacacacacagagaaatatacacatacaggctgaaagaaggaaagagagacagacagaaagagaaagagatagaggaggaaaaagagaaagggagaggagagagaatgagagattacaatttattaattgaacacataaagagaaatatgttcacacacataaacagagaaagagagacacagaaagagaaagagaaatgaagaggGAAGACAAGAAAGAACAGAGGCAACATTAAAaagtctgatgtcaaataagtcagcatcaaaTCAGCAATGTCAAAGAGGAAGTGCCACAACAGCTGTAGCAAATCGTCTCATACCCAATAAAGAACCACAGATTATAAATTAAGATCGCTGTGTAAAAATAAGACCATGGTTTACAAAGTTAGACCACAGTTCCTAAATTCTGACTGCAGTTTCTGAAGTCAGATGACAGCTTATTAAATTGAACCACAAGCTATTAAAATTAGATCACAGTTTATAAAGTCAGACCATAATTTATGAAGGTAAACtatcggatgtgtgtgtgtgtgtgtgtgtgtgtgtgtgtatgcgtgcgtgtgtgtacgcgcgtagagaaaataattacaagggaggtaactctttctTAAATAGGTCAGAAATGGTTAATTGTTCTAGCATTAATTTTTTTGCGTCTAATTAGCTGAGATGAGTTGTGGTCATAAAGTTACATTTTccatattattaattttatcttttgattatatatatatatatatatatatatatatatatatatatactaactaaGTTAACACAAGTTCAGACTTTTACAGCGTTTGTGTTGTGCCCTAGGACAAAGTACTTAACTCTGCTTGTTCTGTGGAATCAGTTGTAAGAACAACTGTTCCAACAAATAAAGTAAGTTGTGGTAGGAAGGACTTTATTTAGTCATTATAAATAGTTGTTCCAAAagcaaacgaaaaataaaatatctcatCCATTTTTGAGTGTTTTGTAAGAAGATAGGACTTCATTTAGTAGTATAAACAACTATTCCAAAAACTAATAAACCATCACCATGGCCAACACTAGGAAgtgtggggcccaattagaaaaTTCTCAGTAGGGCCCCCGATTTTACAAAAGCAAAAGATTGATGTTTTATGGTTTGTGTAGTAGACCAGTCCCAACCAAAAAGTGTTGAGAACCTGAGGCTCCACCATTAGCtgcaatgatatactaaaaattcatcatagcATGCTCCACTCAAACATGTGCACAAGGCCCTCTCTTGGCGTGGGACtcaatttgaacaaatctgtctAATTGGCTTAAAACCAGCCCTGATCATCTGATCCATGGAAGTATGGAAACAAGGAGGTTTCTTTACTGctcaaggagaaaaaaaaaataaagtatatctTGTCTTATCAACAGAGAAAAACTCAATCTtcaacaatgaatgaatgaataaataaacgattTAAAAGACTAACATGAAGTAATACAAACAAAGATACTTACAACAGCTTTTCTGTTTTCATGGTTTACCATGTCCAAAAGTGGATAGGCATCAGTGATGTCATCTAAAAGGCAGTAGTTTGTGAAACCAAGTCTGGGTAGGGTTAAGGATAAATGTGAACGAAACAGTTATGAGATAAATATTATGTAACACAACTGTAGAGAAGTAGCTGACAGAGTGGATGGGATTATTGAGGTATCATTTCATTAGTTATGAGTCTATGaagttttgtttgtgtttctctaCATATTTAGCTATTTTCATTGACCTTAGTTTACCTATCAT
This genomic interval from Octopus bimaculoides isolate UCB-OBI-ISO-001 chromosome 4, ASM119413v2, whole genome shotgun sequence contains the following:
- the LOC106881967 gene encoding haloacid dehalogenase-like hydrolase domain-containing 5, encoding MKDLLLNANALNANNANNANNTNVNNVNILNRNLHQLDIDEDDHDDVYIQEEPDFGVMFDIDGVLARGTEPLQAAVNAFKLLTDENHQLRVPVAFVTNACNRSADKAAQIQSWLGIDVTPDMVVHSPTPLKIMEDLHDKHILLVGQGPVRDVALELGFTNYCLLDDITDAYPLLDMVNHENRKAVARGYVEKDFPPVEAIILLGEPIKWESYLQVIIDLLLTGGKPNQAISTNTEVEQIPVIACNMDLTFMHKANMPRFGHGAFLVCLEALYKKITGNELEYSRLVGKPCEIQYRYGEHIVNTVREKIGYTTPITKLYFIGDNPNVDVMGANMYNNYLKAKYSRRQSVPAATLPSSRVLPINDNLTEQTATTMYSLLVSTGVYRPSSTETTTTSSATDNDKKAVYHGHRDIERKPSLTRPTKLCRDVYDAVEFMMQHEGMLEMYS